Proteins from a single region of Oreochromis niloticus isolate F11D_XX linkage group LG7, O_niloticus_UMD_NMBU, whole genome shotgun sequence:
- the far1 gene encoding fatty acyl-CoA reductase 1 isoform X2 — protein MVNIPEYYAGKNVLISGATGFMGKVLLEKLLRSCPEVRSVYVLVRSKAGQSPKTRISEMINSKLFEKLQQDQPDFAEKIIAVNSDLTQPELNLSKADQSILAENIDIVFHCAATVRFSEPLKDAVQLNVLATQMMLALAHRMKHLEVFIHISTAYANCNRELIEEVVYSPSVDYRKLIDTLDWMDDDLVSTLTPKLIGEHPNTYTFTKSLAEYMVQQEAGDLNVAIVRPSIVGASWKEPFPGWIDNFNGPSGIFIAAGKGILRTMRASNNAVADLVPVDVVINTTLAAGWYSGSQVLNRPKSIPVYNCTTGGINPFRWGEVEYHVISTFKRNPLEQAFRRPNVNLTSNHLINQYWIAVSHKAPAFLYDLYLRLIGREPRMMKTITRLHKAMMVLEYFTSHSWVWNTDNMAMLLAQMSPEDKKIFNFDVRQLHWAEYMENYCMGTKKYVLNEELSGLPAARKHLNKLRNIRYTFNTILVVFIWRIFIARSQMARNIWYFVVSLCFKFLSYFRASSTMR, from the exons ATGGTGAACATCCCAGAATACTATGCAGGAAAAAACGTGCTGATCTCCGGAGCGACCGGCTTCATGGGCAAG gTGCTGCTGGAGAAGCTGCTGAGGTCCTGTCCAGAAGTCAGATCAGTCTATGTGCTGGTCAGATCGAAAGCTGGTCAAAGCCCTAAAACCCGCATCTCTGAAATGATCAACAGCAAG CTGTTTGAAAAATTGCAACAAGATCAGCCGGACTTTGCAGAGAAGATCATCGCAGTGAACTCTGACCTCACACAACCGGAGCTGAATCTGAGTAAAGCGGACCAGAGCATCCTTGCTGAAAACATTGACATCGTCTTCCACTGTGCTGCCACTGTCCGCTTTAGTGAGCCACTCAA GGATGCAGTGCAGCTGAATGTCCTGGCCACTCAGATGATGCTGGCCCTGGCCCACAGGATGAAGCACCTGGAGGTTTTTATTCACATCTCCACAGCCTATGCCAACTGTAACCGAGAGCTCATTGAGGAAGTTGTCTACTCTCCCTCCGTAGACTACCGAAAACTCATCGATACTCTGGA CTGGATGGATGATGATCTGGTATCTACACTGACTCCCAAGCTAATTGGAGAACATCCCAACACTTATACCTTCACCAAATCTCTGGCCGAATATATGGTGCAGCAGGAGGCTGGAGACCTCAACGTAGCCATTGTCAGACCCTCCATAGTTGGAGCCAGCTGGAAAGAGCCCTTCCCA GGCTGGATTGATAACTTCAACGGACCCAGTGGGATATTCATTGCA GCTGGTAAAGGGATCCTCCGAACAATGAGAGCATCTAACAATGCTGTGGCTGACCTGGTTCCTGTGGATGTGGTCATCAACACTACGCTGGCTGCAGGCTGGTACTCAGGATCACAGGTGCTTAACAG GCCTAAAAGCATACCTGTGTACAACTGTACAACCGGTGGGATTAACCCGTTTCGCTGGGGAGAAGTCG AGTACCATGTAATATCCACATTCAAGAGGAACCCCCTTGAGCAGGCCTTCCGTCGGCCCAATGTTAATCTCACATCCAATCACCTAATCAATCAGTACTGGATTGCCGTGAGCCACAAAGCTCCGGCCTTCCTCTATGATCTGTACCTCAGGCTGATTGGACGAGAACCCAG GATGATGAAGACGATCACTCGCCTCCACAAAGCCATGATGGTACTGGAGTATTTCACCAGTCACTCCTGGGTGTGGAACACTGACAACATGGCCATGCTGTTGGCCCAGATGAGCCCTGAGGATAAAAAG ATATTTAACTTTGACGTGCGTCAGCTGCACTGGGCAGAGTACATGGAAAATTACTGTATGGGCACCAAAAAATATGTCCTCAATGAAGAGCTGTCGGGGCTGCCTGCTGCACGCAAACACCTCAACAA GCTGAGGAACATCCGTTacaccttcaacaccatccTGGTGGTGTTTATTTGGCGCATATTCATCGCCCGATCCCAGATGGCCAGAAACATCTGGTACTTTGTGGTGAGCCTCTGCTTCAAATTCCTGTCCTACTTCAGAGCTTCTTCGACCATGAGATAA
- the far1 gene encoding fatty acyl-CoA reductase 1 isoform X1 produces the protein MVNIPEYYAGKNVLISGATGFMGKVLLEKLLRSCPEVRSVYVLVRSKAGQSPKTRISEMINSKLFEKLQQDQPDFAEKIIAVNSDLTQPELNLSKADQSILAENIDIVFHCAATVRFSEPLKDAVQLNVLATQMMLALAHRMKHLEVFIHISTAYANCNRELIEEVVYSPSVDYRKLIDTLDWMDDDLVSTLTPKLIGEHPNTYTFTKSLAEYMVQQEAGDLNVAIVRPSIVGASWKEPFPGWIDNFNGPSGIFIAAGKGILRTMRASNNAVADLVPVDVVINTTLAAGWYSGSQVLNRPKSIPVYNCTTGGINPFRWGEVEYCINMSFKTNPLEQAFRRPNVNLRSNPFTNQYWTTVSHTLPALLYDGYLTLMGRKPRMMKTITRLHKAMMVLEYFTSHSWVWNTDNMAMLLAQMSPEDKKIFNFDVRQLHWAEYMENYCMGTKKYVLNEELSGLPAARKHLNKLRNIRYTFNTILVVFIWRIFIARSQMARNIWYFVVSLCFKFLSYFRASSTMR, from the exons ATGGTGAACATCCCAGAATACTATGCAGGAAAAAACGTGCTGATCTCCGGAGCGACCGGCTTCATGGGCAAG gTGCTGCTGGAGAAGCTGCTGAGGTCCTGTCCAGAAGTCAGATCAGTCTATGTGCTGGTCAGATCGAAAGCTGGTCAAAGCCCTAAAACCCGCATCTCTGAAATGATCAACAGCAAG CTGTTTGAAAAATTGCAACAAGATCAGCCGGACTTTGCAGAGAAGATCATCGCAGTGAACTCTGACCTCACACAACCGGAGCTGAATCTGAGTAAAGCGGACCAGAGCATCCTTGCTGAAAACATTGACATCGTCTTCCACTGTGCTGCCACTGTCCGCTTTAGTGAGCCACTCAA GGATGCAGTGCAGCTGAATGTCCTGGCCACTCAGATGATGCTGGCCCTGGCCCACAGGATGAAGCACCTGGAGGTTTTTATTCACATCTCCACAGCCTATGCCAACTGTAACCGAGAGCTCATTGAGGAAGTTGTCTACTCTCCCTCCGTAGACTACCGAAAACTCATCGATACTCTGGA CTGGATGGATGATGATCTGGTATCTACACTGACTCCCAAGCTAATTGGAGAACATCCCAACACTTATACCTTCACCAAATCTCTGGCCGAATATATGGTGCAGCAGGAGGCTGGAGACCTCAACGTAGCCATTGTCAGACCCTCCATAGTTGGAGCCAGCTGGAAAGAGCCCTTCCCA GGCTGGATTGATAACTTCAACGGACCCAGTGGGATATTCATTGCA GCTGGTAAAGGGATCCTCCGAACAATGAGAGCATCTAACAATGCTGTGGCTGACCTGGTTCCTGTGGATGTGGTCATCAACACTACGCTGGCTGCAGGCTGGTACTCAGGATCACAGGTGCTTAACAG GCCTAAAAGCATACCTGTGTACAACTGTACAACCGGTGGGATTAACCCGTTTCGCTGGGGAGAAGTCG AGTACTGTATAAACATGTCCTTCAAGACCAATCCCTTAGAGCAGGCTTTCAGAAGGCCCAATGTCAATCTACGCTCCAACCCCTTTACTAATCAGTACTGGACCACTGTCAGCCACACGCTACCAGCCCTGCTCTATGATGGCTATCTCACGCTGATGGGCCGGAAGCCCCG GATGATGAAGACGATCACTCGCCTCCACAAAGCCATGATGGTACTGGAGTATTTCACCAGTCACTCCTGGGTGTGGAACACTGACAACATGGCCATGCTGTTGGCCCAGATGAGCCCTGAGGATAAAAAG ATATTTAACTTTGACGTGCGTCAGCTGCACTGGGCAGAGTACATGGAAAATTACTGTATGGGCACCAAAAAATATGTCCTCAATGAAGAGCTGTCGGGGCTGCCTGCTGCACGCAAACACCTCAACAA GCTGAGGAACATCCGTTacaccttcaacaccatccTGGTGGTGTTTATTTGGCGCATATTCATCGCCCGATCCCAGATGGCCAGAAACATCTGGTACTTTGTGGTGAGCCTCTGCTTCAAATTCCTGTCCTACTTCAGAGCTTCTTCGACCATGAGATAA
- the dkk3b gene encoding dickkopf-related protein 3b, with protein MSGIAQLSVFRGLCFLWAAVGTARSGTLFPRESLERGPVSLNDMFREVEELMEDTQHILEEAVDQITTESAKSSSGSLELGPSYHNETTMVIKNGEKAVKVLDRTDKDTNNKTGETHLSHVHMEISSQWNNMNHECMVDEDCGNLKYCLYEIENSKCLPCIPTDMPCVKDEECCSDQMCVWGQCTVNATSGTEGTICQSQSDCRPHLCCAFQPELLFPVCNPKPGKGESCLSHPNLLMDMLAWDQEGPRDHCPCADDLQCQPHGRGSVCG; from the exons ATGTCCGGCATCGCGCAGCTGTCGGTGTTCCGGGGTTTGTGCTTTCTGTGGGCAGCCGTCGGGACGGCGAGGAGCGGGACCTTGTTCCCGCGAGAGAGCCTGGAGCGGGGTCCGGTCAGCCTGAACGATATGTTCCGAGAGGTAGAGGAGTTGATGGAGGACACTCAGCACATACTGGAGGAGGCAGTGGACCAG ATCACTACAGAGAGTGCAAAATCCTCTTCAGGCTCACTGGAGCTGGGTCCTAGCTACCACAATGAGACTACGATGGTGATAAAGAACGGAGAGAAAGCAGTTAAGGTGCTAGACAGAACTGACAAG GATACTAACAACAAAACTGGAGAGACTCATTTGTCCCATGTTCATATGGAGATCTCCAGCCAGTGGAACAACATGAATCAT GAATGCATGGTGGACGAGGACTGTGGCAACCTGAAATACTGCCTGTATGAGATCGAGAACTCCAAATGCCTTCCCTGTATCCCGACAGACATG CCCTGCGTCAAGGATGAGGAGTGCTGCTCTGATCAGATGTGTGTTTGGGGCCAGTGCACAGTGAACGCCACCAGTGGAACAGAGGGAACCATCTGTCAGAGTCAGAGTGACTGCAGGCCACACCTCTGCTGTGCTTTCCAACCAG AGCTTTTGTTTCCAGTATGTAACCCCAAACCGGGCAAGGGGGAGTCCTGTCTAAGCCACCCCAACCTGCTAATGGACATGCTAGCCTGGGACCAGGAGGGTCCCCGTGACCACTGCCCCTGTGCCGATGACCTTCAGTGCCAGCCTCATGG CCGCGGATCTGTGTGTGGATAA
- the far1 gene encoding fatty acyl-CoA reductase 1 isoform X3, whose protein sequence is MVNIPEYYAGKNVLISGATGFMGKVLLEKLLRSCPEVRSVYVLVRSKAGQSPKTRISEMINSKLFEKLQQDQPDFAEKIIAVNSDLTQPELNLSKADQSILAENIDIVFHCAATVRFSEPLKDAVQLNVLATQMMLALAHRMKHLEVFIHISTAYANCNRELIEEVVYSPSVDYRKLIDTLDWMDDDLVSTLTPKLIGEHPNTYTFTKSLAEYMVQQEAGDLNVAIVRPSIVGASWKEPFPGWIDNFNGPSGIFIAAGKGILRTMRASNNAVADLVPVDVVINTTLAAGWYSGSQVLNRPKSIPVYNCTTGGINPFRWGEVEYCINMSFKTNPLEQAFRRPNVNLRSNPFTNQYWTTVSHTLPALLYDGYLTLMGRKPRYLTLTCVSCTGQSTWKITVWAPKNMSSMKSCRGCLLHANTSTS, encoded by the exons ATGGTGAACATCCCAGAATACTATGCAGGAAAAAACGTGCTGATCTCCGGAGCGACCGGCTTCATGGGCAAG gTGCTGCTGGAGAAGCTGCTGAGGTCCTGTCCAGAAGTCAGATCAGTCTATGTGCTGGTCAGATCGAAAGCTGGTCAAAGCCCTAAAACCCGCATCTCTGAAATGATCAACAGCAAG CTGTTTGAAAAATTGCAACAAGATCAGCCGGACTTTGCAGAGAAGATCATCGCAGTGAACTCTGACCTCACACAACCGGAGCTGAATCTGAGTAAAGCGGACCAGAGCATCCTTGCTGAAAACATTGACATCGTCTTCCACTGTGCTGCCACTGTCCGCTTTAGTGAGCCACTCAA GGATGCAGTGCAGCTGAATGTCCTGGCCACTCAGATGATGCTGGCCCTGGCCCACAGGATGAAGCACCTGGAGGTTTTTATTCACATCTCCACAGCCTATGCCAACTGTAACCGAGAGCTCATTGAGGAAGTTGTCTACTCTCCCTCCGTAGACTACCGAAAACTCATCGATACTCTGGA CTGGATGGATGATGATCTGGTATCTACACTGACTCCCAAGCTAATTGGAGAACATCCCAACACTTATACCTTCACCAAATCTCTGGCCGAATATATGGTGCAGCAGGAGGCTGGAGACCTCAACGTAGCCATTGTCAGACCCTCCATAGTTGGAGCCAGCTGGAAAGAGCCCTTCCCA GGCTGGATTGATAACTTCAACGGACCCAGTGGGATATTCATTGCA GCTGGTAAAGGGATCCTCCGAACAATGAGAGCATCTAACAATGCTGTGGCTGACCTGGTTCCTGTGGATGTGGTCATCAACACTACGCTGGCTGCAGGCTGGTACTCAGGATCACAGGTGCTTAACAG GCCTAAAAGCATACCTGTGTACAACTGTACAACCGGTGGGATTAACCCGTTTCGCTGGGGAGAAGTCG AGTACTGTATAAACATGTCCTTCAAGACCAATCCCTTAGAGCAGGCTTTCAGAAGGCCCAATGTCAATCTACGCTCCAACCCCTTTACTAATCAGTACTGGACCACTGTCAGCCACACGCTACCAGCCCTGCTCTATGATGGCTATCTCACGCTGATGGGCCGGAAGCCCCG ATATTTAACTTTGACGTGCGTCAGCTGCACTGGGCAGAGTACATGGAAAATTACTGTATGGGCACCAAAAAATATGTCCTCAATGAAGAGCTGTCGGGGCTGCCTGCTGCACGCAAACACCTCAACAA GCTGA